GAAGACTTCGGCGCTCGCCGTGAAGGCTGAGAGTCTGGGAAATAGCGTTCGTTGGAAGCTGGATGTGGAGCGTGGCGTTGCGACTCCGGAGAGCGCTACAGGGCATCTCGCCCACTTCGCCGTTCCTTTGCGCCCGATGTTGGGTTGTGTCGGAGTTGCTCCGGATTTTGGTTTCGCTCCCTTCTCGACAGGGGAACAGGGAAGATACGGGGGCAATATGGACTACAACCAAGTCGTCGAGGGATCGACGGTTTACCTGGCTGTGACGCAGCCGGGCGCTTTGCTCTACCTGGGCGATGGCCATGCCGCGATGGGAGACGGGGAGACCACGGAGTGGGCGCTGGAGACCTCGATGGACGTGGAATTTTCAGTCGACGTAATCCCAAAGAAGCGAATCGCCACACCAAGGGTAGAGACCGCCACGCATCTCGCGGCGCTCGGCTTCGCTGGCTCATTGGACGACGCTACGCGGCGGGCGACTGCAGGAATGGTCCAGTGGCTGGTGCAGGACTACCATCTGACGCCGTCGGAGAGCGCACAGGTTCTCGGCAGCTCGGCTGAGTACGTCATCTCGGAGATAGCGGACAGGGATGCCAGTGTGGTTTTGAGGCTCAGAAAAGAGATCCTGCAAAGCCTTTCCCGCGAAGGGAACAGTCCGGACAAGTGAAGGGTCTCTCTCTGGCGGGAACCTGCGACGGCACCCGGGCGATTTGCTGCGATGTTCACAGGCGATGGGCGAATAGGATTTTGAAGGACGCATGCGCGCTTGCTGCGGAGGATCCTTTTGCTCTATTGGCTGCTGTATCAGAAGCTTTTTCCTTACTTCCGCGTCTTCCGTATCTTTCGCTATCTCACCCTGCGGACAGGGTTTGCGAGCCTGACGGCGCTTCTGATCGGGCTTTTGATCGGGCCGTTTGTTATTGACCGGCTGCGCGAATTCCAGATTGGGCAGTACATCCGCGAAGAAGGACCGGAGAGCCACCAGAAGAAAAGCGGCACGCCGACGATGGGTGGTGTCCTCATCTGCATCTCGATCCTGGTGCCAACGCTGCTTTGGAGCGATCTCAGCAATCCCTTTATCTGGGTGGCGGTGCTTTCAACGCTGGCGTTTGCGGCCATCGGATTTACGGACGACTACATCAAGGTCGTGCATAAGCGGAACCTTGGTCTGACGAGCAAGCAAAAGCTGTTGCTGCAGTTTCTTGCCAGCGGATGTGTGGCGGCGGCGCTGCTCTATCTGCGCTCACGGGGAAGCTACTCTACGCGGCTGGTGGTGCCGTTCCTCAAAAATTACAAACCCGACCTGATCTGGGCGTGGATGGGGCACATCCCGCATCTGTCCTGGCTGGCGTTCATTCCCTTCACGATCTTCGTGATGCTGGTGATTTCTTTCAGTTCAAATGCCGTGAATCTGACGGACGGCCTGGATGGGCTGGCGATCGGATGCACGATTGTGGCGGCGGGCGCGCTGACGATGCTGACGTATGTCAGCGGTCACGTGGTCTTCAGCGACTATCTCGAATTGCAGCGCATGCCGCTGGTGGGAGAGTTGACGGTCTTCTGCGGAGCGATGGTGGGGGCGAGTATCGGGTTCCTTTGGTACAACGCGCATCCGGCAGAGATTTTTATGGGCGATGTCGGCTCGCTCGCTCTGGGGGGTGCTATTTCTACGGTAGCGGTGATCATCAAGCAGGAGCTTCTGCTGCCCTTTATCGGTGGCGTCTTCATCCTGGAAGCGGTGAGTGTGATGCTGCAGGTGGGCAGCTACAAGTTGCGCGGAGGGAAGCGGATCTTCCGCATGGCTCCGCTTCACCATCATTTTGAGCTGGGCGGATGGAGCGAAAGCAAGGTGATCACGCGCTTCTGGATTATGGCTCTGGTCTTTGCACTGTTTGCTCTGACAACATTGAAGTTGAGGTAACGATGGAACTGAAGGGCAAACGCGTTCTCGTCGTGGGTATGGGGAAGAGCGGCCTTGCGGCGGCGCGGTTTTTACGCGCGCGTGGGGCGATCGTGACCGTGAGCGACGCGCGCCCTTCCACATTGCTGTCTGGGCCGATTGCGGAGTTGCTGGCGATGGGCGCTGCGGTGGAGACGGGCGGACACGGTCTGCTGACGTTTCGCAGGCAGGACCTGATCGTGGTAAGCCCCGGTGTGCCGATGGATACGCCGGAGTTGAAACAGGTTCGGGCGCTGGGCGTGGAGATGATTGGCGAAGTGGAACTGGCTTCGCGGTTTCTCAATGGAAGTGTCGTTGCCATTACGGGGTCGAACGGGAAGACGACGACGACTTCGTTGATCGGAGAGATTCTGCGCGGAGCGGGTGTGCCCACACTGGTGGGTGGAAACATCGGTCTGCCGGTCGTGGAGATGGTGGCCGAGAGTACCGATACGACGTGGAGTGTCCTGGAGATCTCCAGTTTCCAGTTGGAGACGGTGGAGACCTTCGC
This genomic stretch from Terriglobus saanensis SP1PR4 harbors:
- the mraY gene encoding phospho-N-acetylmuramoyl-pentapeptide-transferase, whose amino-acid sequence is MLYWLLYQKLFPYFRVFRIFRYLTLRTGFASLTALLIGLLIGPFVIDRLREFQIGQYIREEGPESHQKKSGTPTMGGVLICISILVPTLLWSDLSNPFIWVAVLSTLAFAAIGFTDDYIKVVHKRNLGLTSKQKLLLQFLASGCVAAALLYLRSRGSYSTRLVVPFLKNYKPDLIWAWMGHIPHLSWLAFIPFTIFVMLVISFSSNAVNLTDGLDGLAIGCTIVAAGALTMLTYVSGHVVFSDYLELQRMPLVGELTVFCGAMVGASIGFLWYNAHPAEIFMGDVGSLALGGAISTVAVIIKQELLLPFIGGVFILEAVSVMLQVGSYKLRGGKRIFRMAPLHHHFELGGWSESKVITRFWIMALVFALFALTTLKLR